Proteins from one Agelaius phoeniceus isolate bAgePho1 chromosome 10, bAgePho1.hap1, whole genome shotgun sequence genomic window:
- the PTMA gene encoding prothymosin alpha isoform X3, which translates to MSDAAVDTSAEISAKDLKEKKEVVEETENGRDAPANGNAENEENGEQEADNEVDEEEEEGGEEEDEEEEGEEEDGDDDDEAEGATGKRAAEDDEDDDVDPKKQKTDEDD; encoded by the exons ATGTCCGACGCGGCCGTGGACACCAGCGCTGAAATCTCCGCCAAG GATCTAAAAGAGAAGAAGGAAGTTgttgaagaaacagaaaatggcaGAGATGCACCAGCCAACGGCAATGCT GAGAATGAGGAAAACGGAGAGCAGGAGGCTGACAACGAAGTAGacgaagaggaggaggaaggcggTGAAGAAGAGGACGAGGAGGAAGAGG gtgaggaagaggatggTGATGACGACGATGAAGCTGAGGGAGCCACAGGAAAACGGGCAGCTGAGGATGATGAG GATGACGACGTCGATCCCAAGAAGCAGAAAACCGATGAAGATGACTAG
- the PTMA gene encoding prothymosin alpha isoform X2, translated as MSDAAVDTSAEISAKDLKEKKEVVEETENGRDAPANGNANEENGEQEADNEVDEEEEEGGEEEDEEEEGDGEEEDGDDDDEAEGATGKRAAEDDEDDDVDPKKQKTDEDD; from the exons ATGTCCGACGCGGCCGTGGACACCAGCGCTGAAATCTCCGCCAAG GATCTAAAAGAGAAGAAGGAAGTTgttgaagaaacagaaaatggcaGAGATGCACCAGCCAACGGCAATGCT AATGAGGAAAACGGAGAGCAGGAGGCTGACAACGAAGTAGacgaagaggaggaggaaggcggTGAAGAAGAGGACGAGGAGGAAGAGGGTGATG gtgaggaagaggatggTGATGACGACGATGAAGCTGAGGGAGCCACAGGAAAACGGGCAGCTGAGGATGATGAG GATGACGACGTCGATCCCAAGAAGCAGAAAACCGATGAAGATGACTAG
- the PTMA gene encoding prothymosin alpha isoform X4, translated as MSDAAVDTSAEISAKDLKEKKEVVEETENGRDAPANGNANEENGEQEADNEVDEEEEEGGEEEDEEEEGEEEDGDDDDEAEGATGKRAAEDDEDDDVDPKKQKTDEDD; from the exons ATGTCCGACGCGGCCGTGGACACCAGCGCTGAAATCTCCGCCAAG GATCTAAAAGAGAAGAAGGAAGTTgttgaagaaacagaaaatggcaGAGATGCACCAGCCAACGGCAATGCT AATGAGGAAAACGGAGAGCAGGAGGCTGACAACGAAGTAGacgaagaggaggaggaaggcggTGAAGAAGAGGACGAGGAGGAAGAGG gtgaggaagaggatggTGATGACGACGATGAAGCTGAGGGAGCCACAGGAAAACGGGCAGCTGAGGATGATGAG GATGACGACGTCGATCCCAAGAAGCAGAAAACCGATGAAGATGACTAG
- the PTMA gene encoding prothymosin alpha isoform X1 has protein sequence MSDAAVDTSAEISAKDLKEKKEVVEETENGRDAPANGNAENEENGEQEADNEVDEEEEEGGEEEDEEEEGDGEEEDGDDDDEAEGATGKRAAEDDEDDDVDPKKQKTDEDD, from the exons ATGTCCGACGCGGCCGTGGACACCAGCGCTGAAATCTCCGCCAAG GATCTAAAAGAGAAGAAGGAAGTTgttgaagaaacagaaaatggcaGAGATGCACCAGCCAACGGCAATGCT GAGAATGAGGAAAACGGAGAGCAGGAGGCTGACAACGAAGTAGacgaagaggaggaggaaggcggTGAAGAAGAGGACGAGGAGGAAGAGGGTGATG gtgaggaagaggatggTGATGACGACGATGAAGCTGAGGGAGCCACAGGAAAACGGGCAGCTGAGGATGATGAG GATGACGACGTCGATCCCAAGAAGCAGAAAACCGATGAAGATGACTAG